The genomic window ACTTCTTACCACTCGGACCGATTGGAGATGCCAGTGATGGCGAACTTGCTTTAGCAATGATTGCCGAACAGAAACCAGATATCTTATTGACGGACATTCGTATGCCTTTCATGAATGGGCTTGAATTAGCAAATGAAGTAAAAAAACTCCTGCCCGATATCCAAATCATCTTTATCAGTGGCTACGATGAATTCACCTATGCAAAAACGGCCATTCAACTTCAAGCAGCCGATTATTTGTTGAAGCCGATCAAGCCTGATGAATTACAAGAAAGTTTAGAACATATCATTCAAAAATTAGAAGCTGATTCATTGTTGAAACAGGCAAAAGAAACAACTAGTTATTCGCTAGAGGTACAAAAAAATTTCTATTTAAACGCCCTATTCAATAATCAGTTATTACTTTCAGAAGCAATTGATGAAGGTCGTAAGCTCGATCGGGAAATCGCAGGGAACAAATTCATGGTCCTTTTGATTGCCAATCATGCAAATAAATTCTTTTCAGATTATGATGTTTTTCATGAAAAGATGGCAGAACTATTTGATAACGACAAACACATGCTCTTCTCTTCCCTCTCTTCCCGTTTTATCAAATTGCTGATCTTTGATCAAAATGAAGAGATACTCCAGAAGAAAGCGAATCAAGTCGCATTGCTCTCCCACAAAACATTGAGTCATACGACAGATGATCTAGTTATCGCAATCGGTCATCCAGTGCAAAGAATCAGTGAAATTGCCCGTAGTTATGAAACAGCAGTCCAATTGCTCAGCTATTTGACGGTCGATCCTAACCTAAAAATCCTTTCTTATTTGGATTATGAAAAGAAACTCACTAGTTATGGACAAACATTTGACCTAAAAGAATCCATTACATTACTTAGAAAAAGCGAAATTCAACCGTTTATTGAAGAGTTAGTTAAACAGATCGACCAACATGCCGATCCGCTCCTTATTAGACACTTGATCATCAATGAGTTGAACCATCTAGTAAAGATACGTCAAAAACAAAGCAATCAAGTCGTTTCTTTAGCCTCACCAGAAGAGACTCCGGCGATCCTTTCAGAAACGCCACTATTCAAAAAATATCTTGAACAAATGATTCACTTTTTAAAGGAAATGGTCCTTGAGAATCATATGAGTCAATACAAAGAAGTACTCGAGCAATCGATCGAGTATATTGAAATTCATTATTCTGAACCAGAACTTTCATTAAAAGAAGTCGCCGATCATGTCCATTTAAGCAGCTCACATTTTAGCACGATTTTTTCTCAAGCACTGGGGCAAACATTTATTGATTATCTTACTGAACAACGATTGAGCATGGCGAAACGACTTTTGCGTGAGACAAATTTAAAACTATCTGCGATTGCTGCCGAAGTCGGCTATAATGATCCAAATTATTTTAGTTCTATTTTTAAACGAAAAGAAACTATTTCTCCTAAGGAATATCGAAAAATGAAACAAAAAGGCGGGTATTCACTACAAGAAAATAATTATTTAGTCAACAAATAAGCGATGAACAATAGAAATATTTTTTTCAGTTTACACTGAAAAAGTTGTTACTTTATTGTCCTAACTACTTGCTATAATTATAGAAATAATAGCAAAAAGAAAGGAATGCGCGTGTGAAAGCAGAAATAAAAAAATTACCCGTGATCATCGTTGGAATCATTAGTATTACTGTGGGACTAAACATGTTTTTACTTCCGCATCAAATTGCTTCAGCAGGCGTAGGATCAATTGGATTTCTTTTAGAAACAGCTTTACTGATTGATCGAACATTGATTGTTTGGGCAGTCAATATAGCCATGCTTTGCTTGGCTTTTATCTTTTTGGAAAGAGCAGTCTTTTTTAAAACATTAATAGGTAGTTTGATATTTCCAATCATTTTAGCCTACACACCGACTTTATTGATCACCCAGTTTTTCCCAGTCGCTTTAGTTGTCGGTAGTTTTCTATTTAGTTTAGGGATATTCATTCTATACCAAATCGGTGCATCAAATGGTGGAGTGACCGTTCCTCCATTGATATTCAAAAAATATTTTGGGATTGAACATGCCTTAGGAGTTTTATTGACAAATATCGTGATCATTGTCTTAAATCTTGTGATACTTGGAGTCAGACAAGCTGTGATTTCTGCAATCTCCATTTATCTGATCTCTTTTTTCATGAAAAAGTTATTGCAACTCCAAACGCAATTCTTAGCTATTAAGCCAGTCAAGTTGGCTAATGAAAGTACACCAATTCTAAATAAACAACCAAATGAAAATCTTTCTGAATAAACATTCAAACTAACAACCAGTCAAAATAACCCATAAATCCTAAAATAGTATTTTCCTATTTTTAGAGTTTATGGGTTATTTTTTTGTACATTATTTATATGATCGTAAGGAAATAAAATCATTTCCTCGAAAAATAAAGCGGAATCCATAATCGTAACTTTCATGGATTCCGCCTCATTGAGTCAGCTAGTCTTCTATCTAAATTTTATTTTTTATTTTCTTCTTCTTTTTCCTGTTCTTCCTCTTCTTTGATGACACGTTCGACACGATCTTCATCATTTTGTAAATCACGACGTTTGCGTTTGAAGAGTCCAAAGAATCCCGCAAAAGCAACGAGTATTCCCCCAATGAATTTGCCAAACACGCCGGAAGTTGAACCAGTCTTAGGTAATTGTTTACCTGACGCGTCTTCCGTATCATTTACCGTTTGCGGGTTAGCTGTTTGATCATTCTTTTGTTCATTGCTAGATGATTCATTGTTGGATCTATTATCACTAACTGCTTGATTTGTTGCGCCTAGATTTTCTGTATCAGTAGCCTCGTCTGGTGTTGCAACACTTGAATTTGTTTCGCCATCATCTGTACTTCTTCCTGCTTCTGATGTCGGTGTATCTGGATTGATTTCACCACCACTAGTGTTAGGATCTATTTCTGGCGTCGTTGTGCCGGGATCAGTGGTTTCATCACCTGTACTTGGATCGACTTCTGGCGTCGTTGTGCCGGGATCTGTGGTTTCGTCTCCTGTACCTGGGTCCACTTCTGGTGTGGTTGTGCCGGGATCTGTGGTTTCGTCTCCTGTACCTGGGTCCACTTCTGGCGTCGTTGTGCCGGGATCAGTAGTTTCATCACCTGTATCTGGATCCACTTCTGGCGTCGTTGTACCTGGATCTGTGGTTTCATCACCTGTACTTGGATCGACTTCTGGTGTCGTTGTACCTGGATCTGTGGTTTCATCACCTGTACTTGGATCGACTTCTGGTGTCGTTGTACCTGGATCTGTGGTTTCATCACCTGTACTTGGATCGACTTCTGGTGTCGTTGTACCTGGATCTGTGGTTTCATCACCTGTACTTGGATCGACTTCTGGTGTCGTTGTACCTGGATCTGTGGTTTCATCACCTGTACTTGGATCGACTTCTGGTGTCGTTGTACCTGGATCTGTGGTTTCATCACCTGTACTTGGATCGACTTCTGGTGTCGTTGTGCCTGGATCTGTGGTTTCGTCTCCTGTACCTGGGTCCACTTCTGGCGTGGTTGTACCCGGATCCGTTTGACCATCAGTGATTGGGTGTTACTGTATTAGGGTTACTTGGCAAAATTGGATCAATCTCAGGTGTTACTGTATTCAGATTTTTATCTGGTATTGTGATATCTAGCCCTGGGATACTTGCTCCAGGTTTACTTGGTAAGATTGGCTTGATTGTTGGGATATCTACACCTGGTTTATCTGGAATCACCGGATCGACCTCTGGCGTAATCGTACTTGGATCGGTTTGATTTCCACCACCTGTGCCTGGGTCGGTTTCGCCGCCGGTTCCCGGATCTACTTCTGGCGTCATTGTGCCTGGATCGGTTTCACTTCCGCCGCCGGTTCCTGGATCTACTTCCGGTGTCGTCGTGCCGGGATTGGTTTCACTTCCGCCTCCTGTGCCTGGGTCTACTTCTGGCGTCGTTGTGCCCGGATCCGTTTCTCCGCCTCCTGTACCTGGATCTACTTCTGGCGTTGTCGTTCCCGGATCGGTTTCGCTTCCGCCTCCTGTGCCTGGGTCTACTTCTGGTGTGGTCGTGCCGGGATCGGTTTCTCCGCCTCCTGTGCCTGGGTCTACTTCTGGGGTCGTCGTGCCTGGATCCGTTTCACTTCCGCCGCCTCTGCCTGGATCGACTTCTGGTGTCGTTGTGCCTGGTTCGGTTTCACTTCCGCCTCCTGTGCCTGGGTCTACCTCTGGTGTGGTCGTTCCCGGATCGGTTTCACTTCCGCCTCCTGTGCCTGGGTCTACTTCTGGCGTCGTCGTGCCGGGATCGGTTTCTCCTCCACCTGTACCTGGGTCTACTTCTGGTGTTGTTGTGCCTGGTTCGGTTTCTCCGCCTCCTGTGCCTGGGTCGGTTTCACTTCCGCCTCCTGTGCCTGGGTCCACTTCTGGTGTAGTGGTTCCTGGATCGGTTTCACTTCCGCCACCTGTTCCTGGGTCGACTTCTGGCGTCGTTGTGCCCGGATCCGTTTCGCTTCCGCCGCCTGTGCCTGGATCTACTTCTGGCGTCGTTGTGCCTGGATCCGTTTCTCCGCCTCCGGTTCCTGGATCTACTTCCGGTGTGGTCGTACCTTGATCGGTTTCTCCACCACCACCGGTTCCTGGGTCTACTTCTGGTGTCGTTGTGCCCGGATCCGTTTCACTTCCGCCTCCGGTTCCTGGATCTACTTCTGGCGTCGTTGTGCCTGGATCCGTTTCACTTCCGCCTCCTGTGCCTGGGTCTACCTCTGGGGTCGTTGTGCCGGGATCGGTTTCTCCGCCTCCTGTGCCCGGGTCTACTTCTGGCGTCGTTGTGCCCGGATCTGTTTCGCCTCCACCTGTACCTGGATCTACTTCTGGTGTTGTTGTACCCGGATCGGTTTCACTTCCGCCTCCTGTGCCTGGATCGACTTCTGGTGTCGTTGTGCCTGGTTCGGTTTCACTTCCGCCACCTGTGCCTGGGTCTACTTCTGGCGTCGTCGTGCCGGGATCGGTTTCTCCTCCACCTGTACCTGGGTCTACTTCTGGTGTTGTTGTGCCTGGTTCGGTTTCACTTCCGCCACCTGTGCCTGGGTCTACTTCTGGCGTCGTTGTGCCCGGATCCGTTTCACTTCCTCCACCTGTGCCTGGGTCCACTTCTGGTGTTGTTGTGCCTGGTGACGTTTGATCACCTCCGCCGGTTCCTGGATCTACTTCTGGCGTCGTTGTGCCCGGATCTGTTTCGCCTCCACCTGTACCTGGATCTACTTCTGGTGTTGTTGTACCCAGATCGGTTTCACTTCCGCCGCCGGTTCCTGGGTCTACTTCCGGTGTCGTCGTGCCGGGATCCGTTTCACTTCCGCCACCTGTGCCTGGGTCTACTTCTGGCGTCGTTGTGCCCGGATCCGTTTCACTTCCTCCACCTGTGCCTGGGTCCACTTCTGGGGTCGTCGTGCCGGGATCGGTTTCACTTCCGCCGCCGGTGCCTGGGTCTACTTCTGGCGTGGTCGTGCCGGGATCCGTTTCTCCGCCACCTGTGCCTGGGTCGACTTCTGGTGTTGTTGTACCCGGATCGGTTTCACTTCCGCCGCCGGTTCCTGGATCTACTTCCGGTGTCGTCGTGCCTGGATCGGTTTCGCTTCCGCCACCTGTGCCTGGGTCCACTTCTGGCGTCGTTGTGCCCGGATCCGTTTCTCCGCCTCCTGTACCTGGATCTACTTCTGGCGTTGTCGTTCCCGGATCGGTTTCACTTCCGCCTCCTGTGCCTGGATCCACTTCTGGCGTCGTTGTGCCGGGATCCGTTTCTCCGCCTCCTGTACCTGGATCTACTTCTGGTGTTGTTGTGCCTGGTGACGTTTGATCACCTCCGCCGGTTCCTGGGTCTACTTCTGGTGTCGTTGTACCTGGTGACGTTTGATCACCTCCGCCGGTTCCTGGGTCTACTTCTGGTGTCGTCGTGCCTGGGTCGACTTGCGGATTAGTTGTATCCGGTGTCGTTGTATCTGGTGAAGCCATATCTGTCATCGAAGAAGAAATATAAGCAAATTCTCCCCCAATTTGATAAATATTGAAGTTTGTATCTTTCACAACGATGGTAAAGTCACTACCGCTACCATTTGCCCCAGTTAAATAACCGGCGTATTGAACGCCATTGACCATGATCGGTTGAGCAACAAACTGATTATATGACACACCATCTACCGTAATATTGACTGTACTTATAACTGAAGAGAAATTCGTTTGAGAAACTTCTCCAGTTTTAACCGTTACTGCTGAATTGGCTGTGATCGTGTGTCCCCCATATCCGCCACCAGAAAATGTTGCGGTTTGATTCCATCCTGCTAAGCCAGCAGCATTTTCGGCAAGATTTCCATCCACTGCTCCTCCGGGACTGATTCCTGATTGAGAACCACTATATGTTGGTGTAGAGATTTCATCTGCATATACTGTATTTGAATCAGCTGTTTCTTGCTGATCTAAACTAACAGTTACATATTCGTATTTCAATGATTCGATCACTTGATCTTTTGCTTGGATCTCATAGTACGTTGTATCTTCATCTGCTAATTGATCAACGAAATTTACTTTTACGTTGATATTTGATTCTTCCGTATTCAACCATGAATCCGTATTTTCAAAACTTCTTACCCCATGTAACGATAAAGCGGTTTGCAAGCTATCGATCGTATCGCCAAACTGCACTGGAGAAACCAAGTAATGACCATTGATCTCTAAAGGCAATCCATGCGTTGATGAAGAAAAAGTAAAATAGCCATCTGCTTGATTTTTACCATGGTCGGTAGAAATCGATTCATCATGATAAACCGCATAATAGGTACTTCCTTCATAAGTGATCGAAAAATTCTTCTCCATCGAATCTTCAAAATCACTTTTGATTTGATCAGTCAACTTCGCTTGTCCATTTTCTGCTTTTACATTCAAAGAGAAGCCAGTATCGATTTTCATATTTCCTAATACTGCCCCATCATCAGCTGTAAAATTGGTACTTTCAGGTTTAGTTTTAGAAGAGAAACTCAATGATTTTTCTCTCGTACTTGCAACTACTTTTGAATCTTTCCAGTTCGCAGAATCTTCATAAGCCTTTTCTTTTGATTCATATAAATGAGGAGAGACCGTTTTATAGTTACCTTCTGAAGTAACTTTCACGTTGGGATTCGCTTTGATCAAATTTCGATAACTTGACATTTTCATTACTTGCGCATCACTTTTAGATAAAGTAGACGTTTGGTAATAGACATCGGCATCTTTGATTCCTAAAATCTGTTGGATATCATAAGCTGTATGACTATCACTGACTTTGATTCCTTCTCCTTCATACATGGATGAAAGTTTTTCTTTACTTGGTAATGTATCCATCAACTTCGCTACATATCCAGTGTTGGTTTTTACACTACTACTTTGACCTTTTTGTAAGGATTGGTTCAATTCATCGACCGAAGTATGCTCGATATCTTGGATCGTATCATCTTCAACGAGTCGTTTTTCAGACAAAGAGGCACTGTCCGCAGAAGCAGAAAGATTCGGGATCGTGACTCCGCCGATAAACGCGCCTGCGCCAACCGTCAACAGCGCGCCAGCTTCAATCATGCGCTTTTGTTTTTTTGACATCTCTTTGTTTGGTTTATTTAACTTCATCTGATTTTTCTTCTTTGCCATCGCGACCACTCTCTCTTTCTTTTTCCCTAACTAAAGAGGCTAATATTTTGGTAAACCCTAAAGGATTCTTATAGCCGTGTTCAAAAAAGAAATCTGTGTACTCTATTTCCGGCACGGTCACGTTTTTCTGGATTGCTAGACTGATGATATTGACGTACTGAGAAATATCAACTGTCCCCAAAACTTGGACTCCTAGGATTCTTTTCGTTTTCTTCTCATAAACAAGATAGATACTTGAATAATGACTTTTTCTACCTTTTTCTGCTGGTGCATATTTCGCAATCGATTCATGGATATATTTACCACCACGCTCTAAATAATGATTCTGATAATGTACCTCATCTGCATCATAACCATATTTTTGGGCTTGATTTAACGTGATTCCTGTATTGGCAATCTTAAATCCGTCCATGTTGAATTTATAGGTTCCAGTTGTCATTGCTACTTCCTGTTTTTTCTCATGGATATTGACAGCAGCAATCAGTCCTTGACGGAATGCATCTGAGGCATGTGGATTATAAATGTTCTCTCCAGTCAAGTCCATGTAAGTAGTCGAGCAATCACCAACTGCCAAAATCGAATCATCGGATGTGTACATATACTTATCGACCACAATTGCGCCACGGTCACCAGTTTCAACTTGTCCAGCTAATAAGAATGAATTTGGACGGAAGCCGACGGAAACAAAGACGCCATCTGCGCGAACTTTCTTCCCAGAAGAAGTTTCCACTTCGATTTTAGGACGGCTCCAAATCTTTTTCTCAATCGTGTGATAGCTTAACACTCGAGTACCAAGTAAAACATCGATACCTTCTTCTTCAAGTTGTTTTTCTACTTCGATTGCAGCGTTTTCATCTAAATATTTATCAAGGATACGGGCATTTGATTGGATCAAGGTCACTTTCATTTTCCGTTGCGCTAAGATCCGCGCAATCTCGACACCGACTAATCCAGCGCCAATCACCACCGCATGATGTGCTTCTGAGATAAATTTTTCGATTGCTTCCGCATCTTTACGCTCTTTTAAAAGAAACAGTGTTTCGTTTAATTTTCCGCCAGTTGGAGGAAGATTAGGATACGATCCAGCAGCCATGATCAATCGATCATAAGATATCTCATGCTCGTGTTGAGTTAAGACATTTCTAAAATTCAAAAGCTTTTTCTTCGCATCAATATTGGTAACTTCTTTTTGAATGCGCAAATCCACCCCTTGAGCAATAATTTCCTGTGGTGTGGCGTAATTTGCTTGGGAGTGGATATCTTGATGCCCCATTAGAAATAATGGGATTGTTTGTGAGACAAAGGTTATCTCGTCTTTTTTTTCGAATACAATGACCTCATCGTCTGGATATTCCTCGCGAATACGAAGTGCTGCGGCAATCCCCGCATGGTTTCCTCCAACAATTATAATCCTCATCAACTGCCTCCTTTAGTTATAAAAGCATGCTATAAATATACACATGGTTATTTTTAATCTACTATTTATATAAATTATATCACTTAGAAAGACTAATTGTCAGTTATAAAGGTCTATCTGGGAAGAGCCAATCAACACAACTATTCCTCCTCTTGCTAATCGAAATCGGTCCATAAAAGAATATAATCATTCTAGTTTCTATTCATAAAAAAACCGTTTATTTTTAGCAAATATCAATTGAAAATCCACTAAAATATTTCAATTTGTGTTTTAAAAACAGAATTATTTTTTTCTAAATATAGAAGAGATATTTTTATGCATAGGATTGGTCTCTTCGAATTTCCCATGCAATCGATCAATGTTTTTACTTCATAAAAAAATATGTATACGACGTTATATTAAACGAGTCATAAACTGGTCGTGACTGACCATTTTATGACTCGTTATTCTTGTTTATTTAAAGAATTTATTCCTCTGAATCTCCTAATGCTTTCACATTTTGGACGTTGAATGTACCTTCCCAATCTTTTTGAAAATTTGTTACCGCCTCTTGTATGGACGGCATACTAAATACTTGTGCAAAAATATCTGGTGACGCCGTCATACTGTGCGCCCCTTTACGGCAAGCTTGATTGACTTGTGCCACATTTTTAAAACTAGCGGCTAATACCTTGCTAGAAGAATGCGTCCGTTTGATTTCCGCTACTAATGCATCGATGATCGCAGCAGCATCGATATTCAGATTTTCCATACGGTTGTAATATGGAGCCAAATAATCTGCACCTGCGGCAATTGCTAAGTATCCTTGCATCTCCGAATAGATAGCAGTAGCAGTGACGTTCACACCCTTTTCTTTCAGTTGTTTGATGGCGGCTAAACCGGCTTCATTTACGGGTACTTTGATAAAGATGTCGTTACCAAGCTGATCAAGGATCGCTTGCGCATCAGCTAAGATCTCCTCTGTTGTTTCGCCGACTACTTGAACATGCAAGCTCCCTTTTCCAATGATTTCCTTGATTTCTTTCAAATGAGCAAATAAATCGATTTTTCCTTCTTTTTTGATGATCGAAGGATTTGATGTTACCCCAACTAAGGGGAGGATCGATTGGTAATAACGGATTTTCTCGATATTGATCGTATCTAACATAAACTCCATTTCATTCATCCTTTCAACAGATAGTTTTCTCTGTATGTTACTGAATACTGATCTTTGTCTTGATACCGATCTCTGCAATTTCTTTTCCTTCGACGTATAAAGTACCTGGAAGCTCAGGTGTTACCGCGCCATCGAATTTAATGGTGATATGCCCAAGCTCTTTTAGATTATCATTGACCAAACTTCCAACAGAGGTGATACGATAGCTTGTATCATCGACCATCAACTGTTGACCTACTTTGATCTCTCCATGGATGGGCTGAAGTTCGATATTGTAGCAATAAGCCGACAACATATCTGGTGCATCTTTGCCAAACAATATGACGATTTTCTCTTCTTTGAATAGTGCAGCTTCTGCACCGATCGAAGTTACTTTTGTTGAGTAAACTGACATTTTCTTCCTCCTGAATTTAACTATACATCCCAAAACTTGCTATCCACGCAACCAACACTCTTGGGACACCGTTTAAAAAACGTGAATATAAAACGGATGGGACGCCGACTTCCACTGTTTCCGCTTCTGCTTCTTCTAAGCCTAAACCGACCGGTATAAAATCACACGCATTTTGAGTATTGATCGCAAACAACGCGGGTAATGCGAGCTGTGGCGGAATATTGCCTTTTCCGATCTCCACGCCGATCAATGTCCCGATCACTTGACTGATTACTGCCCCTGGACCTAATAACGGAGATAAGAAAGGTAACGAACAGATAAAACCAATGATCATCAATCCCCAAATATTGCCAGCTAGAGGTGCCATGATGTTTGCAAAGAAATTACCGATCCCCGACCCTTGAATGATCCCGATCAGCAATGAAACAAACGCCATAAAAGGAATGACCGTATTGATCATCGTCTGAACACCTTCTCGTGCCGACTGGTTGAAAGTCGCCACTACTTTTCCCGCACCCATACCGATTTTAGCAATAAAATTCTGTTGTTCTGCTTTTTGTTCAGTAATTTTTTTGCTTGTATCGTATTTATATTCACGGACTGGCGCACTCTTGGTTTCCGGGTCAACAGAATCACTTGCTGTATTTTCTTCAGTAGTCAGTGTGATTTGACTGAGTCCGACTGCTGATACATAAATGTCTTCTGTGATGTATTGTGCTAATGGTCCACTTTTCCCTGTTGGCACGACATTGATCGTAGGTATCCCTTTTTTGGGGTAGATCCCACAGCGCAATGTTCCGCCACAATCAACGATTGCTAAAGCGATTTCATTATCTGGGATAGAAGTTTTGAAGCCATTGACTGCTTCCATACCTGTCAGTTCAACGATTTTATCGACGATCGCAGGTTTTTCTCCGCCACCAGTGATATAAATGAATTTATGTTTCTCTTCTGTTGGTGTGATCACTAATGGTCCACCGAATCCACCAGTTCCTTTTACCACTCGAATACTTTGATAGCTCATCTTGATGCCCTCCTTATTCTGTTACTGTTTCTACTGTTTTACTAAGGGTGATTCCTTGTTGTTTACACACATAAGCCGTGGTAAAGTCTGTTACCCAGCCCCCGATAAAATTCATAAGAATACCCACAAACATATAACGTACAGCTAATTCCATTGAATTGAGTCCTAAGGTTGTGATTCCTTGTGCGATACCTAACCAAACGAATAATTCACCTGGATTGATGTGAGGAAAGACTCCATTACTTGTATGACAAAATTGTGCCTGAGAAGCATAGTAGCTTGGCTTATAATATTCTGGCAAAAAGCGCGCCATTGTAAAAGACATCGGATTTCCTAACATGAACGCGGACAAAAAAGGTAAGATCAAATATCTTGTGACTGGATTTTTTGTCGATAGTTTGGCTACTTTAGTCACTCGTTCTTCACCTAAGAATGCAATCAGCGTGTTCATGGCTACCATTAAAATCAACACTACTGGAACGATTCCGGTCATCCAAGAGATAAATGTATCCGCACCAGTTTCAAATAAACCGATGAAGCCTTCTGCAAATTTTGTGATGTATCCCATTATTCAACACTCCTTTTTCTTGATAGATATTGTTTTTTCCATAAACTGAACTGAATGCCCAGCATAGTCAGTGGAGATGGTAGAGATTCTTCTTGATAATTTCCTAATTCGACTCGTAGATAAATTTCT from Enterococcus sp. DIV1094 includes these protein-coding regions:
- a CDS encoding fructose-6-phosphate aldolase, with the protein product MEFMLDTINIEKIRYYQSILPLVGVTSNPSIIKKEGKIDLFAHLKEIKEIIGKGSLHVQVVGETTEEILADAQAILDQLGNDIFIKVPVNEAGLAAIKQLKEKGVNVTATAIYSEMQGYLAIAAGADYLAPYYNRMENLNIDAAAIIDALVAEIKRTHSSSKVLAASFKNVAQVNQACRKGAHSMTASPDIFAQVFSMPSIQEAVTNFQKDWEGTFNVQNVKALGDSEE
- a CDS encoding YitT family protein, coding for MKAEIKKLPVIIVGIISITVGLNMFLLPHQIASAGVGSIGFLLETALLIDRTLIVWAVNIAMLCLAFIFLERAVFFKTLIGSLIFPIILAYTPTLLITQFFPVALVVGSFLFSLGIFILYQIGASNGGVTVPPLIFKKYFGIEHALGVLLTNIVIIVLNLVILGVRQAVISAISIYLISFFMKKLLQLQTQFLAIKPVKLANESTPILNKQPNENLSE
- a CDS encoding LPXTG cell wall anchor domain-containing protein, which codes for MDPGTGDETTDPGTTTPEVDPSTGDETTDPGTTTPEVDPSTGDETTDPGTTTPEVDPSTGDETTDPGTTTPEVDPSTGDETTDPGTTTPEVDPSTGDETTDPGTTTPEVDPSTGDETTDPGTTTPEVDPDTGDETTDPGTTTPEVDPGTGDETTDPGTTTPEVDPGTGDETTDPGTTTPEVDPSTGDETTDPGTTTPEIDPNTSGGEINPDTPTSEAGRSTDDGETNSSVATPDEATDTENLGATNQAVSDNRSNNESSSNEQKNDQTANPQTVNDTEDASGKQLPKTGSTSGVFGKFIGGILVAFAGFFGLFKRKRRDLQNDEDRVERVIKEEEEQEKEEENKK
- the srlE gene encoding PTS glucitol/sorbitol transporter subunit IIB, producing MSYQSIRVVKGTGGFGGPLVITPTEEKHKFIYITGGGEKPAIVDKIVELTGMEAVNGFKTSIPDNEIALAIVDCGGTLRCGIYPKKGIPTINVVPTGKSGPLAQYITEDIYVSAVGLSQITLTTEENTASDSVDPETKSAPVREYKYDTSKKITEQKAEQQNFIAKIGMGAGKVVATFNQSAREGVQTMINTVIPFMAFVSLLIGIIQGSGIGNFFANIMAPLAGNIWGLMIIGFICSLPFLSPLLGPGAVISQVIGTLIGVEIGKGNIPPQLALPALFAINTQNACDFIPVGLGLEEAEAETVEVGVPSVLYSRFLNGVPRVLVAWIASFGMYS
- a CDS encoding PTS glucitol/sorbitol transporter subunit IIA, with protein sequence MSVYSTKVTSIGAEAALFKEEKIVILFGKDAPDMLSAYCYNIELQPIHGEIKVGQQLMVDDTSYRITSVGSLVNDNLKELGHITIKFDGAVTPELPGTLYVEGKEIAEIGIKTKISIQ
- a CDS encoding response regulator; its protein translation is MYKIFIAEDEHLIRESLKRMLTGFSNFLPLGPIGDASDGELALAMIAEQKPDILLTDIRMPFMNGLELANEVKKLLPDIQIIFISGYDEFTYAKTAIQLQAADYLLKPIKPDELQESLEHIIQKLEADSLLKQAKETTSYSLEVQKNFYLNALFNNQLLLSEAIDEGRKLDREIAGNKFMVLLIANHANKFFSDYDVFHEKMAELFDNDKHMLFSSLSSRFIKLLIFDQNEEILQKKANQVALLSHKTLSHTTDDLVIAIGHPVQRISEIARSYETAVQLLSYLTVDPNLKILSYLDYEKKLTSYGQTFDLKESITLLRKSEIQPFIEELVKQIDQHADPLLIRHLIINELNHLVKIRQKQSNQVVSLASPEETPAILSETPLFKKYLEQMIHFLKEMVLENHMSQYKEVLEQSIEYIEIHYSEPELSLKEVADHVHLSSSHFSTIFSQALGQTFIDYLTEQRLSMAKRLLRETNLKLSAIAAEVGYNDPNYFSSIFKRKETISPKEYRKMKQKGGYSLQENNYLVNK
- a CDS encoding FAD-dependent oxidoreductase, producing the protein MRIIIVGGNHAGIAAALRIREEYPDDEVIVFEKKDEITFVSQTIPLFLMGHQDIHSQANYATPQEIIAQGVDLRIQKEVTNIDAKKKLLNFRNVLTQHEHEISYDRLIMAAGSYPNLPPTGGKLNETLFLLKERKDAEAIEKFISEAHHAVVIGAGLVGVEIARILAQRKMKVTLIQSNARILDKYLDENAAIEVEKQLEEEGIDVLLGTRVLSYHTIEKKIWSRPKIEVETSSGKKVRADGVFVSVGFRPNSFLLAGQVETGDRGAIVVDKYMYTSDDSILAVGDCSTTYMDLTGENIYNPHASDAFRQGLIAAVNIHEKKQEVAMTTGTYKFNMDGFKIANTGITLNQAQKYGYDADEVHYQNHYLERGGKYIHESIAKYAPAEKGRKSHYSSIYLVYEKKTKRILGVQVLGTVDISQYVNIISLAIQKNVTVPEIEYTDFFFEHGYKNPLGFTKILASLVREKERESGRDGKEEKSDEVK
- the srlA gene encoding PTS glucitol/sorbitol transporter subunit IIC, producing the protein MGYITKFAEGFIGLFETGADTFISWMTGIVPVVLILMVAMNTLIAFLGEERVTKVAKLSTKNPVTRYLILPFLSAFMLGNPMSFTMARFLPEYYKPSYYASQAQFCHTSNGVFPHINPGELFVWLGIAQGITTLGLNSMELAVRYMFVGILMNFIGGWVTDFTTAYVCKQQGITLSKTVETVTE